Proteins encoded by one window of uncultured Draconibacterium sp.:
- the atpH gene encoding ATP synthase F1 subunit delta: MDQSAITVRYAKAFFSTAKEKKLLDKLKADIQLVLDVCSSSEDFILLLESPIVKSSKKAALIKSIFAGKIEEISLNFLLLIVQNKREVHIPGICRNFLDLTRKDLNIKSAVLTTASEVDTSTLKKVKELLGKELNATIELAAQVNPEILGGLVLRLDDKQYDASVATQLRKVKQTLLETEL; this comes from the coding sequence ATGGACCAGAGCGCAATAACTGTACGGTACGCCAAAGCTTTCTTTTCAACAGCTAAAGAGAAAAAATTGCTCGATAAGTTAAAAGCCGATATCCAGTTGGTTTTGGATGTTTGCTCATCATCGGAAGATTTTATTCTATTGCTGGAAAGCCCCATCGTAAAATCATCAAAAAAGGCAGCCTTGATAAAAAGTATTTTCGCAGGCAAAATTGAAGAGATCAGCCTCAACTTTTTACTGCTGATCGTTCAAAACAAACGCGAAGTACACATTCCGGGTATCTGCCGTAATTTTCTGGATCTTACCCGAAAAGACCTCAATATAAAATCGGCCGTTCTTACAACTGCTTCCGAGGTTGACACTTCTACACTTAAAAAAGTGAAAGAACTTTTGGGCAAAGAACTAAATGCTACTATTGAGTTAGCTGCTCAGGTAAATCCCGAAATTCTTGGTGGCCTGGTATTGCGATTGGATGATAAACAGTACGATGCCAGCGTGGCAACCCAATTACGAAAAGTAAAACAAACCTTGTTAGAAACCGAATTATAA
- the atpA gene encoding F0F1 ATP synthase subunit alpha, whose protein sequence is MANIKPAEVSEILKQQLEGFKSVAELEEVGTVLQVGDGIARIYGLSNVESNEMIEFESGMKGIVLNLEEDNVGAVLLGPSEEIKEGDTVKRTRRIASINVGEGLLGRVVNTIGEAIDGKGAISGELFEMPLERKAPGVVFRQPVKEPLQTGLKAVDAMIPIGRGQRELIIGDRQTGKTAVAIDTIINQREFYEQGNPVYCIYVAVGQKGSTVANIASTLEKAGAMDYSVIVTATASDPAALQFYAPYAGAAIGEYFRDTGRHALIIYDDLSKQAVSYREVSLLLRRPPGREAYPGDVFYLHSRLLERAAKIIESDEIAKDMNDLPECLKDKVKGGGSLTALPIIETQAGDVSAYIPTNVISITDGQIFLESNLFNSGIRPAINVGISVSRVGGSAQIKSMKKISGTLKLDQAQFRELEAFAKFGSDLDAATMRVLDKGRKNVEILKQGQYSPVKVEHQAAIIYCGTNELLRSVPIEKVKEFESDFLETMEMSHRPVLDELKAGKLTPEIEETIRKVAAETAEKYK, encoded by the coding sequence ATGGCTAATATAAAACCTGCTGAAGTATCGGAAATTCTTAAGCAACAATTAGAAGGATTTAAATCGGTAGCCGAACTGGAAGAAGTTGGCACCGTTCTGCAAGTCGGCGATGGCATTGCACGTATTTATGGACTTTCGAACGTGGAATCGAACGAGATGATCGAATTCGAGAGCGGAATGAAAGGCATTGTATTGAACCTTGAAGAAGACAATGTTGGTGCGGTACTTTTAGGACCTTCAGAAGAAATTAAAGAAGGCGATACGGTAAAACGTACACGTCGTATTGCGTCGATTAATGTAGGTGAAGGCTTACTTGGTCGCGTGGTAAACACTATTGGCGAAGCAATTGACGGAAAGGGCGCTATTAGCGGCGAACTTTTCGAAATGCCTTTGGAAAGAAAAGCACCGGGTGTGGTTTTCCGTCAGCCGGTAAAAGAACCACTGCAAACAGGTTTGAAAGCTGTTGATGCGATGATTCCGATCGGTCGCGGTCAGCGTGAGTTGATTATTGGCGACCGTCAGACAGGTAAAACAGCAGTAGCCATCGACACTATTATTAATCAACGCGAATTCTACGAACAGGGAAATCCGGTTTACTGTATTTATGTAGCAGTTGGACAGAAAGGTTCTACGGTTGCAAACATTGCCTCAACGCTTGAAAAAGCCGGAGCAATGGATTATTCGGTAATTGTTACCGCAACCGCATCCGATCCTGCAGCGTTGCAGTTTTACGCTCCATATGCAGGTGCTGCAATCGGCGAATATTTCCGCGATACCGGTCGTCACGCATTGATTATTTACGATGATCTTTCGAAGCAGGCAGTTTCGTACCGTGAGGTGTCGCTGTTACTTCGTCGTCCACCGGGCCGTGAAGCGTACCCTGGTGATGTATTCTATTTGCACTCGCGCTTATTGGAACGTGCTGCAAAAATCATCGAATCGGATGAAATTGCAAAAGACATGAACGACTTACCGGAATGTTTGAAAGACAAAGTAAAAGGAGGTGGTTCGTTAACTGCACTTCCTATTATTGAAACTCAGGCTGGTGACGTTTCTGCATATATTCCAACCAACGTAATTTCAATTACCGACGGACAGATTTTCCTGGAGTCGAACCTGTTTAACTCGGGTATTCGCCCAGCAATTAATGTGGGTATTTCGGTATCGCGTGTTGGTGGTAGTGCACAGATCAAGTCGATGAAAAAGATCTCGGGAACATTAAAACTCGACCAGGCCCAGTTCCGCGAACTGGAAGCGTTTGCGAAATTTGGTTCCGATTTGGATGCAGCAACAATGCGTGTACTCGACAAGGGACGTAAAAACGTTGAAATTCTGAAACAAGGTCAGTACTCGCCGGTAAAAGTTGAGCACCAGGCGGCTATTATCTATTGTGGTACCAACGAACTGCTGCGTAGTGTTCCAATTGAAAAGGTGAAAGAATTTGAGAGTGACTTCCTGGAAACAATGGAAATGTCTCACCGTCCGGTTCTTGATGAACTGAAAGCCGGTAAACTGACACCTGAAATTGAAGAAACCATTAGAAAAGTAGCTGCCGAAACAGCAGAAAAATATAAATAG
- the atpG gene encoding ATP synthase F1 subunit gamma has product MAGLKEIRTRIASVKTTRQVTSAMKMVSAAKLKKAQDAILQIRPYADKLHQILTSLSASLENVEDSVYTQSRLPEKVLLILISSNRGLCGGFNANISKKAVEVARSKYAQQLSLGNLDFMCIGKQGARQLKHRGYNVVADENELFDNLSFENVSRVAEECMKSFADKHYDRIELVYNQFKNAAVQVQAAEQFLPVEMEEGEEDSNYNFIYEPSKEHIIEELIPRSLKIQFYKALLDSNAAEHGARMTAMHQATDNATELIGSLTLEYNKARQASITGEILEIVSGAEALNG; this is encoded by the coding sequence ATGGCTGGATTAAAGGAAATACGCACTCGCATAGCATCGGTAAAAACAACCCGACAGGTAACCAGTGCCATGAAAATGGTTTCGGCTGCCAAGTTGAAAAAAGCACAGGATGCTATTTTACAGATCAGACCGTATGCGGATAAACTGCACCAGATTCTGACCTCGTTAAGTGCCAGCCTCGAGAACGTTGAGGATTCGGTTTACACACAATCTCGCCTTCCTGAAAAAGTATTACTGATACTTATTTCATCAAACCGTGGATTATGTGGAGGTTTTAATGCAAATATCTCCAAAAAAGCTGTTGAGGTAGCACGCAGTAAATATGCTCAACAGTTGAGCTTGGGTAACCTTGATTTTATGTGTATCGGTAAACAAGGTGCACGCCAGCTTAAACACCGCGGCTATAATGTTGTTGCCGACGAAAATGAATTGTTCGACAACCTATCTTTTGAGAATGTATCAAGGGTAGCTGAAGAATGTATGAAATCGTTTGCCGACAAACACTACGACAGAATTGAACTGGTATATAACCAGTTTAAAAACGCTGCGGTACAGGTTCAGGCTGCCGAGCAATTTCTTCCGGTTGAAATGGAAGAAGGAGAAGAGGATAGTAACTATAATTTTATTTACGAACCATCGAAAGAACACATTATTGAAGAGCTAATTCCTCGTTCGTTAAAAATTCAGTTTTACAAAGCTTTACTTGATTCGAATGCAGCTGAGCACGGCGCCCGCATGACTGCGATGCACCAAGCAACAGATAATGCCACTGAGCTTATCGGATCGCTTACCTTGGAATACAACAAAGCACGCCAGGCTTCAATTACAGGCGAAATTCTGGAAATTGTAAGTGGTGCCGAAGCATTAAACGGATAA
- a CDS encoding ThuA domain-containing protein: MLNKSRRNFILTTVLVVLGLFVLLPECNAKKTGQSNNSLRGKKILFIFGGWEGHEPKQSVNVFVPWLEEEGAEVIVSDNLDSYLDEPLMSSVDLIIQIWTMGTITNEQQKGLLNAIKNGAGLAGWHGGIGDSFRNNTEYQFMVGGQWVAHPGGVIDYSVQITDKADPVTKGLNDFNMHSEQYYMHVDPNVKVLATTQFSGEHASWIDDCVMPVVWKKYYGKGRVFYSSLGHVMSDFEGYEVLEIMKRGIHWAAESKYAPKEKWVSPVYK; encoded by the coding sequence ATGTTAAACAAATCACGAAGAAATTTTATTTTGACTACCGTTTTGGTCGTTCTGGGACTGTTCGTTTTATTGCCCGAATGCAATGCAAAAAAAACAGGGCAAAGCAATAATTCCCTGAGAGGCAAAAAGATACTTTTTATTTTTGGAGGATGGGAGGGGCACGAGCCCAAACAATCTGTTAATGTTTTTGTACCATGGTTAGAGGAAGAAGGTGCCGAGGTGATCGTTTCTGATAATCTTGATAGTTATCTGGATGAACCTTTAATGAGTTCAGTTGATTTGATTATTCAGATCTGGACAATGGGAACCATTACAAATGAACAGCAAAAGGGATTGTTGAACGCGATTAAAAATGGAGCTGGACTAGCGGGTTGGCATGGTGGAATTGGCGATTCATTCCGCAATAATACTGAATACCAGTTTATGGTTGGCGGGCAGTGGGTCGCTCATCCTGGTGGAGTTATTGATTATTCGGTGCAGATTACAGATAAAGCTGACCCTGTAACAAAAGGTTTAAACGATTTTAACATGCATTCGGAACAATATTACATGCATGTCGATCCGAATGTAAAAGTGTTAGCTACAACTCAATTTTCGGGAGAACATGCCTCATGGATTGATGATTGCGTGATGCCGGTAGTTTGGAAGAAATACTATGGAAAGGGGCGTGTGTTTTATTCATCGCTGGGCCATGTAATGAGTGATTTTGAAGGGTATGAAGTACTTGAAATTATGAAACGTGGAATTCACTGGGCAGCAGAAAGTAAATACGCTCCAAAAGAAAAGTGGGTGAGCCCGGTTTATAAATAA
- a CDS encoding nuclear transport factor 2 family protein: MKNFAVLLILTLIASTLFAQKKNGTVFNEHETIDKTRAFWDAVKSGDTDKVKTFFADSVTIVRNGNDWKTTAETFSGNTSWWTENFVDFDIEDSPGAYPDAIEYKEGNMWVQDWLLLTGTHEKTGINLDLHMHCLYAFDEDGKIAAFIQYYNNNVFENIRDAQTTKENGEVYINHPHIATVRKLLNTYAAEDVESLKTFFTENATFSSLAGGWDKSQNLEERAADVANHFASRKDIHFEQIGYPDCIFYELNSGYVVYSWWNYSYTDEESGKKVTMPLMLSHSFNDDGKIIQEMAYFSTNHVED, from the coding sequence ATGAAAAATTTTGCTGTTTTGCTGATTTTAACCCTCATTGCAAGCACATTATTTGCTCAAAAGAAAAATGGTACTGTTTTTAACGAACATGAAACCATTGACAAAACAAGAGCGTTTTGGGATGCCGTAAAAAGTGGTGATACGGATAAAGTAAAGACCTTTTTCGCCGACTCTGTAACCATCGTAAGAAACGGAAATGACTGGAAAACCACAGCTGAAACCTTTAGTGGAAACACGAGTTGGTGGACCGAAAACTTTGTAGATTTCGATATTGAAGATTCGCCTGGCGCTTATCCTGATGCAATAGAATATAAAGAAGGAAATATGTGGGTTCAGGATTGGTTATTGCTTACCGGAACACATGAAAAAACCGGTATAAATCTTGATTTGCACATGCACTGCTTATATGCTTTTGACGAAGATGGCAAAATTGCAGCCTTTATCCAGTACTATAACAATAATGTTTTTGAGAACATTCGGGATGCACAAACGACCAAAGAAAATGGAGAAGTTTACATTAACCACCCTCATATTGCAACAGTAAGAAAATTACTAAATACATATGCTGCAGAGGATGTTGAAAGTTTGAAAACATTCTTTACCGAGAATGCCACATTCAGCAGTTTAGCTGGCGGCTGGGATAAAAGCCAAAACCTGGAAGAAAGAGCGGCAGACGTTGCAAACCATTTTGCATCACGAAAAGATATACACTTTGAGCAAATCGGATATCCGGATTGTATTTTCTATGAATTGAATAGTGGTTACGTAGTTTATTCGTGGTGGAACTATTCGTACACTGATGAAGAAAGCGGAAAAAAAGTTACCATGCCTCTAATGCTCTCTCATTCATTTAATGATGATGGAAAGATCATTCAGGAAATGGCTTATTTTAGCACCAACCATGTTGAAGATTAA
- a CDS encoding NCS2 family permease: MIDKYFNISGRGSSFKKEIIGGATTFLTMAYIIFVNPSILGDAGMDRNALITVTIVASLIGTLLAGVWAKVPYAMAPGMGLNAFFTYTLVLGAGVEWQTALGVVFISGVIFLALTVTGIRTKIIHTIPLALRLATGAGIGLFISFIGFKNMGLVVSNPATYVGLGEFTPTLLIGLAGLLITAILEVKKVRGGIFYGIIITTIIAIVAGEVQAPESFVSMPPSMSPLMLKLDILSALSLGLIGAIFSFMFVDLFDSVGTIVACSYEAGFVDKDGKVENVDRILEADAVATVAGTLLGTSTTTTYIESASGIANGAKTGFASIITAGLFFLALFFAPLIGIVPGYATAPALVIVGVYMFKNIKQIDFADFSEAIPAFLTIILMPLTYSISIGLSFGFISYVVLKAVAGKYKEISWLMWVIALLSVINLWFGV; encoded by the coding sequence ATGATCGATAAATATTTTAATATCAGCGGCCGTGGTTCTTCTTTCAAAAAGGAGATTATTGGTGGGGCAACCACCTTTTTAACCATGGCCTACATCATTTTTGTAAACCCATCGATTTTGGGCGATGCAGGAATGGACAGAAATGCACTGATCACAGTTACGATTGTAGCCTCTCTTATTGGTACGCTTTTGGCCGGTGTTTGGGCCAAAGTACCTTATGCAATGGCTCCCGGCATGGGATTGAATGCCTTTTTTACTTACACGCTTGTATTGGGTGCCGGTGTTGAGTGGCAAACTGCTCTTGGAGTGGTATTCATTTCGGGAGTGATATTTTTGGCGCTTACTGTTACCGGAATACGTACAAAGATTATTCATACTATTCCATTGGCACTGCGTTTAGCAACCGGAGCTGGTATTGGATTGTTTATCTCGTTCATCGGTTTTAAAAACATGGGCCTGGTTGTTTCTAATCCTGCAACCTATGTTGGGTTAGGCGAGTTTACTCCAACTCTGTTGATTGGTTTGGCCGGTTTGCTGATTACTGCCATTTTGGAAGTAAAAAAAGTGCGGGGTGGTATTTTCTACGGAATTATTATCACTACAATTATTGCAATTGTGGCCGGAGAAGTTCAGGCACCTGAATCGTTTGTTTCAATGCCTCCGTCGATGAGCCCTTTGATGCTGAAACTGGATATCCTTTCGGCACTTAGCCTGGGATTAATCGGTGCGATTTTCTCATTTATGTTTGTCGACCTTTTTGATTCGGTAGGAACAATTGTTGCCTGTTCGTACGAAGCTGGTTTTGTTGACAAAGATGGTAAAGTAGAGAATGTTGATCGTATTCTGGAAGCCGATGCGGTTGCAACTGTTGCCGGTACACTTTTGGGAACAAGTACAACTACCACCTATATCGAATCTGCTTCGGGAATTGCCAACGGAGCTAAAACAGGTTTTGCATCTATTATTACAGCTGGCCTATTCTTTTTGGCGCTGTTCTTTGCTCCCCTTATTGGTATTGTTCCGGGTTATGCAACGGCACCTGCACTGGTAATTGTTGGTGTGTATATGTTCAAGAATATCAAACAAATTGATTTTGCTGATTTTTCGGAAGCAATTCCTGCATTCCTGACCATTATTTTAATGCCCTTAACTTACAGTATTTCCATCGGGTTATCGTTTGGTTTTATCTCGTATGTGGTGTTAAAAGCAGTGGCTGGCAAGTACAAAGAAATTTCGTGGCTGATGTGGGTTATTGCCCTGTTATCAGTAATTAATCTTTGGTTTGGAGTATAA
- a CDS encoding DUF5020 family protein — MKKVLLAMAFVAFMFSVNAQNVQLHYDFGEGRKMLTSTVEMFRPDAYGSTFFFIDMDYGADGTGIDNGISLAYWEIARAFKWNENQKFMPRVEYNGGTMKLAPEDAPWVPIENCWLAGVERTWASADFSKILTLQANYKYIKDKEDAAFQLTAVWTVQMAEGKFTFTGFADFWKEEMFWGTDYRFLTEPQLWYNPCKNFSLGTEIELSNNFVGDEFAVKPTLAVKYTF, encoded by the coding sequence ATGAAAAAAGTATTACTTGCAATGGCTTTTGTTGCATTTATGTTTTCTGTTAATGCCCAAAATGTACAGTTACACTACGATTTCGGTGAAGGCCGAAAAATGCTGACATCAACAGTTGAAATGTTCCGTCCAGATGCTTACGGATCTACATTCTTTTTCATCGACATGGATTACGGTGCTGATGGAACAGGAATCGACAACGGAATCTCGTTAGCTTACTGGGAAATTGCTCGTGCTTTTAAATGGAATGAAAATCAGAAGTTCATGCCACGTGTTGAATACAACGGTGGAACAATGAAATTGGCTCCAGAAGATGCACCGTGGGTTCCGATCGAAAACTGCTGGTTGGCAGGTGTGGAACGTACTTGGGCCTCGGCTGATTTCTCAAAAATTCTGACTTTGCAGGCCAACTACAAATACATCAAAGATAAAGAAGATGCTGCTTTCCAGTTAACCGCTGTTTGGACCGTGCAAATGGCAGAAGGCAAATTTACTTTTACCGGTTTTGCAGATTTCTGGAAAGAAGAAATGTTTTGGGGAACTGACTACCGTTTCTTAACCGAACCACAATTGTGGTACAATCCATGTAAAAACTTCTCGCTTGGTACTGAAATAGAACTCAGTAATAATTTTGTTGGAGACGAATTTGCTGTGAAGCCAACACTTGCAGTTAAGTATACATTCTAA
- a CDS encoding DUF2461 domain-containing protein translates to MEKVLGFLKQLAKNNNREWFNDNRKWYEESRDKMLFLTDVLINEIGEIDPAVRGLSPKDCVFRIFRDVRFSKDKRPYKTNFGSFICKGGRKSMNPGYYFHIEPGGCFAAGGIYMPPAPVLKTIRGYLDHHAEEFLRITNEPAFKKEFPEMYEDKLKLAPKGFPKDHEFIELLKYKSFIFSKPLEEKLVSSENYIKEMVSLYERLYPVNQFLYEALAE, encoded by the coding sequence ATGGAGAAAGTTCTTGGATTTTTAAAGCAACTGGCAAAAAACAACAATCGCGAGTGGTTTAACGACAACCGAAAATGGTACGAGGAAAGCAGGGACAAAATGCTTTTTCTTACCGATGTTTTAATCAACGAAATAGGTGAGATTGATCCCGCAGTGAGAGGATTATCGCCAAAAGACTGTGTCTTTAGGATTTTTCGCGATGTACGTTTTTCAAAAGATAAACGGCCTTACAAAACCAATTTTGGAAGCTTTATATGTAAAGGCGGCAGAAAAAGTATGAATCCCGGTTACTATTTTCATATTGAACCTGGAGGATGTTTCGCTGCCGGAGGAATCTATATGCCACCGGCACCGGTGCTAAAAACAATACGAGGTTACCTGGATCACCACGCTGAAGAATTTTTGAGAATTACAAATGAGCCTGCATTTAAAAAAGAATTCCCGGAAATGTATGAGGATAAACTGAAACTGGCTCCAAAGGGATTTCCCAAAGATCATGAATTTATAGAGCTACTAAAATACAAATCGTTCATTTTTTCAAAACCGTTGGAAGAGAAACTGGTTAGCAGTGAGAACTATATTAAAGAAATGGTGAGTTTATATGAACGACTCTATCCGGTGAATCAATTTTTGTACGAAGCATTGGCAGAGTAA
- a CDS encoding 2-C-methyl-D-erythritol 4-phosphate cytidylyltransferase, which translates to MPKIFALIVAGGSGNRMESAVPKQFLEIKGKPILIYTFEAFRRFDPNIEFVLVLPKNQIEHWHKLCEKHTFNTNYKLAFGGKNRFQSVKNGLAKIDEEGIVFIHDGVRPLVSKETIHHCFTETQNSGNALPVVPPSESVRYSDDVGNKAVDRNNYFLVQTPQTFDVQLIKEAYQKAQHENFTDDASVLENAGHKIHLVEGNRENIKITWPQDLIIAKSFLFPQ; encoded by the coding sequence ATGCCAAAAATTTTTGCTTTAATTGTTGCGGGTGGCAGCGGAAACAGAATGGAATCTGCTGTTCCGAAACAGTTTCTCGAAATCAAAGGAAAGCCCATTTTAATTTACACTTTTGAAGCCTTTCGGCGTTTTGATCCAAATATTGAATTTGTGTTGGTTTTACCTAAAAACCAAATTGAACACTGGCATAAACTCTGCGAAAAACATACATTTAACACCAATTACAAACTTGCTTTTGGTGGCAAAAATCGCTTTCAATCCGTAAAAAACGGACTGGCGAAGATTGATGAAGAAGGCATTGTTTTTATCCACGACGGCGTTCGTCCGTTGGTTTCAAAAGAAACAATTCATCACTGTTTTACAGAAACCCAAAATTCGGGCAACGCTTTGCCTGTGGTTCCTCCTTCAGAGTCGGTTCGTTATTCCGACGATGTTGGTAATAAAGCAGTAGATAGAAACAACTATTTTTTAGTACAAACGCCGCAAACTTTTGATGTTCAATTAATAAAAGAGGCGTATCAAAAAGCTCAGCACGAAAATTTTACCGACGATGCTTCGGTTCTTGAAAATGCAGGGCACAAGATTCATCTTGTTGAAGGAAACCGCGAAAACATTAAAATTACCTGGCCACAAGACCTTATAATTGCAAAATCCTTTCTTTTTCCACAATAG
- a CDS encoding TetR/AcrR family transcriptional regulator: MEEKKKYIIENVGRLYFKHGIRAITMDDVAAEFGISKKTLYQYFSDKKDLVTQVIEFFMEESGETFKQLDDKNAIDSMLLIRKHVAFIYKFYNNGIEKDLKKYYPELYKRINEVKRERIFTNTIDNLKMGMAQGLYRTDLDPYFIAKLQVGRMLFTMNPDYGIFEEYEVNSLAFFDSVMNYHMNAICNEKGIKYYKKQLNKVQYEETN; this comes from the coding sequence GTGGAAGAAAAGAAAAAATATATCATTGAAAACGTAGGACGGCTTTATTTCAAACACGGAATACGTGCCATAACAATGGATGATGTGGCTGCCGAATTTGGCATTTCTAAAAAAACACTGTACCAGTACTTCTCCGATAAAAAGGATCTGGTTACTCAGGTTATCGAATTCTTTATGGAGGAAAGCGGCGAAACATTCAAACAGCTCGATGATAAAAATGCCATCGACAGTATGCTTTTAATTCGCAAACATGTGGCATTCATTTATAAATTCTATAACAACGGAATTGAAAAGGATTTAAAAAAATATTACCCCGAACTCTATAAAAGAATTAACGAAGTTAAACGTGAACGAATATTTACCAATACCATCGACAATCTTAAAATGGGAATGGCCCAAGGCCTGTACCGTACCGATCTCGACCCATATTTTATCGCCAAACTTCAGGTGGGCCGAATGTTATTTACCATGAATCCCGACTATGGAATTTTTGAAGAATACGAAGTAAATTCGCTCGCATTTTTCGACAGCGTAATGAATTACCATATGAATGCCATTTGTAACGAAAAAGGAATAAAATATTATAAAAAACAGCTAAACAAAGTTCAGTATGAAGAAACAAATTAA
- a CDS encoding TolC family protein, protein MKKQINQLLLFFVLSVVGLSLKAQEEENTSFSLDQATEYAMQNSYVLFNTKQDITIAQKQVWETITTGLPQVSGTANYSWFLNLPVSLIPGEFFGGEPGTYIPVKFGQDYSADFGFSVSQQIFDGSWIVGVSSAELYLNLAKQANEKTEIDIRDAIAQAYYMVLISERYKQVMLESLENSTRLYEETKVYYENGFREQQDVDQLRILQKNAENEVLRSDRELTVAKTVLKYTMGYDLNQELTLTDDLEVFVLPLVEEQNTIRLDLINHIDYRLAQSNFEVSEKLYKLEKVAYLPRLSSFYSYTRTSFANEANLFKEEWFPSSLIGFQATIPIFNSGNKQAKVQMARLELEKAENDKRYTEITLQKDYLTASAQMETAKEQFLNTRENRDLAKSILDKTQIKFNNGMVSSAELSQQETQYISTWQQLVSSTMSLLQADINLKKAAGAL, encoded by the coding sequence ATGAAGAAACAAATTAATCAACTACTCTTGTTTTTTGTTTTGTCGGTTGTGGGGCTGTCGCTGAAAGCTCAGGAGGAAGAAAACACAAGTTTTTCGCTCGATCAGGCCACAGAATATGCCATGCAAAACTCATATGTTTTGTTCAACACGAAACAAGACATAACGATTGCCCAAAAACAAGTTTGGGAAACAATCACTACCGGATTACCGCAAGTATCGGGAACAGCTAATTACAGTTGGTTTCTGAATCTACCGGTTTCACTTATTCCCGGAGAATTTTTTGGCGGAGAACCGGGCACATATATTCCGGTAAAATTTGGTCAGGATTACAGCGCCGATTTCGGATTCAGCGTGTCACAGCAAATTTTCGACGGATCGTGGATTGTTGGGGTGAGCTCGGCGGAACTCTACTTAAACCTTGCAAAACAAGCAAATGAGAAAACCGAGATTGATATTCGCGATGCAATAGCCCAGGCCTATTATATGGTGCTAATTAGCGAACGTTACAAACAAGTTATGCTCGAAAGCCTTGAAAACAGCACACGTTTATACGAAGAAACCAAGGTTTATTACGAAAATGGTTTCCGCGAGCAGCAGGATGTAGATCAACTTCGGATACTACAGAAAAATGCCGAAAATGAAGTATTACGTTCTGACAGAGAATTGACAGTAGCAAAAACGGTGTTGAAATATACCATGGGTTACGACCTTAACCAGGAACTAACCCTGACAGACGACCTTGAGGTATTTGTTTTGCCTTTGGTTGAAGAGCAAAATACCATAAGACTTGATTTGATAAACCATATTGATTACAGGCTGGCTCAATCGAACTTTGAAGTTTCGGAGAAATTATACAAACTTGAAAAAGTGGCTTACCTGCCCCGACTCAGCAGTTTTTACAGCTATACCAGAACTTCGTTTGCCAATGAGGCCAATCTGTTTAAAGAAGAATGGTTTCCTTCTTCACTAATTGGTTTTCAGGCTACTATCCCAATATTTAATTCGGGAAATAAACAAGCAAAAGTGCAGATGGCGCGCCTGGAACTAGAAAAAGCTGAAAATGATAAACGCTATACCGAAATCACACTTCAGAAAGACTATTTAACCGCTTCGGCCCAAATGGAAACTGCAAAAGAACAGTTTCTGAATACACGCGAAAACCGCGATTTAGCCAAAAGCATTTTAGATAAAACACAAATTAAATTCAATAACGGAATGGTTAGCAGTGCCGAACTATCGCAGCAGGAAACCCAGTACATTAGTACCTGGCAGCAGCTGGTTTCCTCAACAATGTCGTTGCTGCAAGCCGATATAAACCTGAAAAAAGCTGCCGGAGCTTTATAA